Proteins from a single region of Campylobacter sp. RM16704:
- the rfaD gene encoding ADP-glyceromanno-heptose 6-epimerase, producing MRVVITGGAGFIGSNLALKLQEQNHEILIIDKMRTNNKLDNGNLECFGHFKNLLDFKGEIFTADINEMQVYEKIKDFKPDVIFHKAAISDTTVYDQNKVLTTNLNTFKYLIDICLKNNCKLIYASSASVYGDAPSPQCVGEHEIPKNPYAFSKLMMDNLAKKYFDKMHIIGLRYFNVYGKNEFFKNTTASMILQFGLQILSNKNPCLFEGSDKIYRDFVYIKDAVNANLDCLNSKSGIYNVATGIARTFQDIVDILQKELNTNLKCEYIPNPYAKAYQFHTQAKLDENFSYRPKFSLEDGIKDYLPEIKRIFQKEVNV from the coding sequence ATGAGAGTTGTTATAACAGGTGGAGCTGGTTTTATAGGTTCAAATCTTGCTTTAAAATTACAAGAACAAAATCATGAAATTTTAATCATAGATAAAATGAGAACTAATAATAAATTAGATAATGGAAATTTAGAATGTTTTGGTCATTTTAAAAATTTGTTAGATTTTAAAGGAGAAATTTTTACAGCTGATATAAACGAAATGCAAGTTTATGAAAAAATAAAAGATTTTAAACCTGATGTTATTTTTCATAAGGCCGCAATTTCTGATACAACGGTTTATGATCAAAACAAAGTTTTAACAACAAATTTAAATACTTTTAAATATTTAATAGATATTTGTTTAAAAAATAATTGCAAATTAATTTATGCAAGCTCAGCTTCTGTTTATGGAGATGCACCTAGCCCACAATGTGTAGGAGAGCATGAAATTCCAAAAAATCCTTATGCTTTTTCAAAATTAATGATGGATAATTTAGCAAAAAAATATTTTGATAAAATGCATATAATAGGGCTTAGATATTTCAATGTTTATGGTAAAAATGAATTTTTTAAAAATACTACTGCTTCTATGATATTGCAATTTGGTTTGCAAATTTTATCAAATAAAAATCCGTGTTTATTTGAAGGAAGTGATAAAATTTATAGAGATTTTGTTTATATAAAAGATGCTGTAAATGCAAATCTTGATTGTTTAAATTCAAAAAGTGGAATTTATAATGTAGCAACTGGAATTGCTAGAACTTTTCAAGATATAGTAGATATTTTACAAAAAGAATTAAATACAAATTTAAAATGCGAATATATACCAAATCCCTATGCAAAAGCTTATCAATTTCATACTCAAGCAAAATTAGATGAAAATTTTTCTTATAGACCAAAATTTAGTTTAGAAGATGGCATAAAAGATTATTTACCAGAAATAAAAAGAATTTTTCAAAAGGAAGTAAATGTTTGA
- the rfaE1 gene encoding D-glycero-beta-D-manno-heptose-7-phosphate kinase — MFDFLTSKKPKILVVGDFMVDHYIWCDCERISPEAPVMVVKSKKEDKRLGGAGNVYANLKSLGADVYAIGVIGDDESGKFLQENLNAKLFIEKDRKTPLKSRILSHAQQVLRLDDENDFETKLEDELIDEFKKIINDFKAVILSDYKKGTLSDKVCKELIGIANSLNIPILVDPKGSDFSKYKNATLLTPNKKEAMNALGVDNLDDLEFFIKKLKDDYSLKYSIITLSEEGIAVFDGKLHIIPAKALEVYDVTGAGDSVIAMLAYALSLNIDILKACELANKVAAVVVAKVGSVSVSFDEVKNLEKSSFEDKIKIKEDLVKIIQNKKIVFTNGCFDILHFGHIKYLEKAKKLGDILVVGLNSDKSIKRLKGNDRPINNEFNRACMLASLYFVDYVVIFDEDTPYKLISFLKPDILVKGADYKDKEIIGSNLVKKVKLIEFEDGFSTTNIINRIKND; from the coding sequence ATGTTTGATTTTTTAACTTCTAAAAAGCCTAAAATTTTAGTAGTAGGCGATTTTATGGTAGATCATTATATATGGTGTGATTGTGAAAGGATAAGTCCTGAAGCACCTGTTATGGTAGTAAAATCAAAAAAAGAAGATAAAAGATTAGGCGGAGCTGGCAATGTTTATGCAAATTTAAAAAGTTTAGGTGCTGATGTTTATGCTATAGGTGTTATTGGCGATGATGAAAGCGGTAAATTTTTGCAAGAAAATTTAAATGCAAAATTATTTATAGAAAAAGACAGAAAAACGCCTTTAAAAAGTAGAATTTTATCTCACGCTCAACAAGTTTTAAGGCTTGATGATGAAAATGATTTTGAAACAAAATTAGAAGATGAATTAATAGACGAGTTTAAAAAAATAATAAATGATTTTAAAGCTGTTATTCTAAGCGATTATAAAAAAGGCACTTTAAGTGATAAGGTATGTAAAGAGCTTATAGGCATAGCAAATTCTTTAAATATACCAATTTTAGTAGATCCAAAAGGAAGTGACTTTTCAAAATATAAAAATGCAACTTTACTAACTCCAAATAAAAAAGAAGCTATGAATGCTTTAGGGGTTGATAATTTAGATGATTTGGAATTTTTTATAAAAAAATTAAAAGATGATTATAGTTTAAAATATTCTATTATTACTTTATCAGAAGAAGGAATAGCTGTTTTTGATGGAAAATTACACATAATTCCTGCTAAAGCTTTAGAAGTTTATGATGTAACAGGAGCTGGAGATAGTGTAATAGCTATGCTTGCTTATGCATTGTCTTTAAATATAGATATTTTAAAAGCTTGTGAATTAGCAAATAAAGTAGCAGCTGTAGTTGTAGCTAAAGTAGGAAGTGTGAGTGTAAGTTTTGATGAGGTTAAAAATCTTGAAAAATCATCTTTTGAAGATAAGATAAAAATAAAAGAAGATCTTGTAAAAATCATACAAAATAAAAAAATAGTTTTTACAAATGGATGTTTTGATATTTTACATTTTGGTCATATAAAATACCTTGAAAAAGCAAAAAAACTAGGCGATATTTTGGTAGTAGGTTTAAATTCTGATAAAAGTATAAAAAGATTAAAAGGAAATGATAGACCTATAAATAATGAATTTAATAGAGCTTGTATGCTTGCTAGTTTGTATTTTGTTGATTATGTTGTGATTTTTGATGAAGATACTCCTTATAAGTTAATTAGCTTTTTAAAGCCAGATATTTTAGTAAAAGGTGCTGATTATAAAGATAAAGAAATAATAGGCTCAAATTTAGTTAAAAAAGTCAAATTAATAGAATTTGAAGATGGTTTTAGTACTACAAATATTATAAATAGGATAAAAAATGATTAA
- the gmhA gene encoding D-sedoheptulose 7-phosphate isomerase, which yields MIKQIEQEFKNHRETLEKTLILKDDIVKVVKILLHCLNNNGKILICGNGGSAADAQHFAAELSGRYKKERKALAAIALTTDTSALSAIGNDYGFEFVFSRQVEALMNKNDVLIGISTSGKSKNVLNAFEKAKELGGFCVGLSGKNGGDMNKICDVNLVVSSNDTARIQEMHILIIHCLCDLIDQKY from the coding sequence ATGATTAAGCAAATAGAACAAGAATTTAAAAATCATAGGGAAACACTAGAGAAAACACTAATATTAAAAGATGATATTGTCAAAGTGGTTAAGATTTTACTACATTGTTTAAATAACAATGGAAAAATTTTAATCTGTGGTAATGGAGGAAGTGCTGCTGATGCACAGCATTTTGCAGCTGAACTTAGTGGAAGATATAAAAAAGAAAGAAAAGCATTAGCTGCTATAGCGTTAACTACTGATACTTCTGCTCTTAGTGCTATAGGGAATGATTATGGTTTTGAATTTGTATTTTCAAGACAAGTAGAAGCTTTAATGAACAAAAATGATGTTTTAATAGGAATCTCAACTAGTGGAAAAAGCAAAAATGTGCTAAATGCTTTTGAAAAAGCAAAAGAACTAGGTGGATTTTGTGTAGGACTTAGTGGAAAAAATGGTGGAGATATGAATAAAATTTGTGATGTAAATTTAGTAGTTTCATCTAATGATACTGCTAGAATTCAAGAAATGCATATTTTAATTATTCATTGTTTGTGTGATTTAATAGATCAAAAATACTGA
- the pyk gene encoding pyruvate kinase, protein MLKKTKIVATIGPASENEAIIRQMIINGVNVFRLNFSHGSHDYHDKNLNTIRKVATELNTRIGILQDISGPKIRTLKILEPFELKTGDRLDFYKDTFDGEKLSNEHYKVCINHPEILSMLKEGEYIYLCDGSIKTKVIQVENDFIQTQVENSGILSSNKGINFPNTKINIDIITQKDKDDLAWGIKNDVDFLAISFVQNAHDIDEVRKILDENNAKIAIFAKIEKFDAVENIDEIINCSDGIMVARGDLGIEVPYYKVPNIQKLIIKKANEANKPVITATQMLFSLAKSKTATRAEISDVANAVLDGTDAVMLSEESAIGIDPANAVDVMTQTIIEAEKNYPYNKFENFKCFNEIDIIAKSSTQLATNLNADAIFTLTSSGASAIKTARYRPKTDIIAITHSKKTLNFLSIVWGVQPTILIEKHENLTKLLSNSVKLGIEKGLMNKDGVYTLTAGFPIGVAGSTNLIRILQKEQIEYYLSLNK, encoded by the coding sequence ATGCTAAAAAAAACAAAAATAGTTGCCACTATTGGTCCAGCTAGTGAAAATGAAGCTATTATTAGACAAATGATTATTAACGGAGTAAATGTATTTCGCTTAAATTTTTCCCATGGAAGCCATGACTATCATGATAAAAATTTAAATACAATTAGAAAAGTTGCCACAGAATTAAATACAAGAATTGGAATTTTACAAGATATTAGTGGTCCTAAAATTAGAACTTTGAAAATATTAGAACCTTTTGAATTAAAAACTGGCGATAGACTTGATTTTTATAAGGATACTTTTGATGGCGAAAAACTTTCCAACGAACATTATAAAGTTTGCATTAATCATCCAGAAATTCTTTCTATGCTAAAAGAAGGAGAATATATTTATCTTTGTGATGGATCTATCAAAACAAAAGTTATACAAGTAGAAAATGATTTCATTCAAACCCAGGTAGAAAATAGTGGAATACTCAGTTCAAACAAAGGAATTAATTTTCCAAATACAAAAATTAATATAGATATTATTACTCAAAAAGACAAAGATGATCTTGCATGGGGTATTAAAAATGATGTTGATTTTCTAGCCATATCTTTTGTGCAAAATGCACATGATATTGATGAAGTAAGAAAAATTTTAGATGAAAACAATGCTAAAATAGCTATTTTTGCAAAAATAGAAAAATTTGATGCTGTAGAAAATATAGACGAGATTATAAACTGCAGCGATGGCATCATGGTAGCAAGAGGGGATTTGGGCATAGAGGTTCCTTACTATAAAGTTCCAAATATACAAAAACTAATCATCAAAAAAGCTAATGAAGCTAATAAACCAGTTATTACAGCCACACAAATGCTCTTTTCATTAGCAAAATCCAAAACCGCGACAAGGGCTGAAATTTCAGATGTTGCAAACGCAGTGTTGGATGGAACTGATGCGGTAATGTTAAGCGAAGAAAGTGCTATAGGGATTGATCCTGCAAATGCAGTAGATGTAATGACTCAAACTATCATTGAAGCTGAAAAAAATTATCCGTATAATAAATTTGAAAATTTTAAATGTTTTAATGAAATAGACATAATAGCTAAGTCTAGCACACAGCTTGCAACAAATTTAAATGCAGATGCGATTTTCACTCTTACAAGCAGCGGTGCCTCGGCTATTAAAACTGCAAGATATAGACCAAAAACAGATATTATAGCTATAACTCATTCTAAAAAAACATTAAACTTTTTGAGCATAGTGTGGGGAGTTCAACCAACTATTTTAATAGAAAAACACGAAAATTTAACAAAACTTTTAAGCAACTCTGTAAAACTTGGCATTGAAAAAGGATTAATGAATAAAGATGGCGTTTATACGCTCACTGCAGGTTTTCCAATAGGGGTTGCAGGTAGCACAAACCTTATTAGAATCCTACAAAAAGAACAAATTGAATACTATTTGAGCTTGAATAAATAG